In a genomic window of Nostoc sp. UHCC 0870:
- a CDS encoding sialidase family protein — MNIHHQLGLTLFTRKFKPLLLYGLTGLTLSILSSSTFTPVVCGQSIASSLFNWKSVNIQGMGYVTGLVISPLSPYDVYVRTDIGGIYRFDVQNNRWLPLMDMFDSNFSGGGIGVESIAVDYQNPQRVYAVVKRNNSSYQESKLTKYKFSGEVMVSNDRGASWQPTGLGARNIFVGPNQAYRHNTGERLAVDPNKSDVLYFASRRNGLWKKTSQTAWSQVFGGLPAASSLPKYQNSNGSDNPDIPGFTFVVFDKNSGASNNSSQKIYVGVHGSGVWSSTDGGKSWLNIVGSTNPLRAVVASDGTLYVSSGDSDTKTGSVRKYKNGVWTNITPHGTNRIYSSVTVQSDQPNTIMAISDRYVYRSTNGGSRWTKQTLYMGAYDANYPQDPVNCSAPPYYQSYSATGASVAVIDPSNPKRVWWTNGWGVARTDDVTVANPTYKWLMENLEELDANMVRVPPKPKALGGADLLSAVQDMIGFRHEDRNQVPTAHFNPVNIPINPAYQWANPKWTVYPMPFPHVAGATGLDYSYKNPDYAAFVGFHQWQGYWPVHGITQDNGKTWRGFASVPSEMLWKSDKSGQQLVMPSGGQIAMSPTNPQNMVWVPSWGTWPHYTTDGGKTWKLTYNVDHPPRPVPYDPQNNNHTHYQALPKAWANSISPWVSTYILASDRQDPEGKTFYYYDGWTFYYSKDGGANWRKGASGTLPTWKLRPTIVPNPTKMGDVWMSFARNPEEANGNKLYRSTDGGKTFTSIPSVDSCEFMTFGKGSSDAKPYIYIFGRVGGATKDTMYKSENMGQSWIKISNPNVLQFPGILHMEGDMRSPNLVYVSLTGRGIMVGEKNVTSTGQRK, encoded by the coding sequence ATGAATATTCATCACCAGCTAGGTTTAACACTTTTTACAAGAAAGTTTAAACCCCTACTCTTGTATGGATTAACAGGATTAACACTATCAATTTTATCAAGTTCTACATTTACCCCTGTAGTATGTGGTCAATCAATTGCATCTTCCTTATTCAATTGGAAGAGTGTCAATATTCAGGGCATGGGCTATGTAACTGGTTTGGTAATATCGCCATTATCACCTTATGATGTCTACGTCCGCACAGACATCGGTGGTATCTATCGATTTGATGTTCAAAATAATCGATGGCTTCCACTTATGGATATGTTCGATTCCAACTTTTCTGGCGGAGGAATCGGGGTAGAAAGCATTGCTGTAGATTATCAAAATCCTCAGAGAGTTTATGCAGTCGTTAAGCGAAACAACTCATCATACCAAGAATCTAAACTAACAAAATATAAGTTTTCTGGCGAGGTCATGGTTTCCAACGATAGAGGAGCAAGTTGGCAACCAACAGGTTTAGGAGCTAGAAATATCTTCGTTGGTCCTAACCAAGCTTACCGACATAACACAGGTGAAAGGTTAGCAGTTGATCCTAACAAGTCTGATGTACTTTATTTTGCCTCTCGGAGGAATGGCCTTTGGAAAAAGACTAGTCAAACAGCATGGTCTCAAGTATTTGGAGGACTACCTGCGGCTAGTAGCTTGCCCAAATATCAAAACTCTAATGGTTCTGACAATCCAGACATTCCAGGTTTTACCTTTGTTGTGTTTGACAAAAATAGTGGTGCATCCAATAATTCCAGCCAAAAAATCTATGTTGGTGTTCATGGGAGTGGTGTTTGGTCTAGTACCGACGGTGGTAAATCTTGGCTGAATATTGTAGGAAGTACAAACCCATTACGTGCAGTCGTTGCTTCTGATGGAACTTTGTACGTCAGTTCTGGTGATTCGGACACCAAGACAGGTTCGGTTCGCAAGTATAAAAATGGTGTATGGACTAACATCACACCTCATGGTACTAACAGAATCTATTCATCTGTGACAGTACAGTCAGACCAGCCAAACACCATCATGGCAATTTCAGATCGATATGTATATCGCTCTACAAATGGTGGTAGCAGATGGACTAAACAGACTCTATACATGGGTGCTTATGACGCTAATTATCCCCAAGATCCGGTTAATTGCTCTGCACCCCCTTACTATCAGTCATATTCTGCCACTGGTGCATCCGTGGCAGTAATTGACCCCAGTAATCCCAAAAGAGTTTGGTGGACAAACGGTTGGGGTGTAGCAAGAACTGATGACGTAACTGTTGCTAACCCGACCTACAAATGGTTAATGGAAAATTTAGAAGAACTGGATGCCAATATGGTGCGTGTTCCTCCCAAGCCCAAAGCCTTGGGAGGGGCTGATTTGTTGAGTGCTGTACAAGATATGATTGGCTTTCGCCATGAAGACCGCAACCAAGTGCCAACCGCCCATTTTAATCCAGTTAATATTCCTATTAACCCGGCGTATCAATGGGCAAACCCGAAGTGGACGGTTTATCCCATGCCGTTCCCCCACGTTGCTGGTGCTACGGGGCTAGATTACTCTTATAAAAATCCTGATTATGCAGCATTTGTAGGGTTTCATCAATGGCAGGGTTATTGGCCAGTTCACGGTATAACTCAAGATAATGGTAAAACTTGGCGAGGGTTTGCTTCTGTCCCTTCAGAGATGCTTTGGAAATCAGACAAGTCTGGTCAACAATTAGTCATGCCTAGTGGTGGACAGATAGCTATGTCTCCCACGAATCCGCAAAATATGGTTTGGGTTCCTAGTTGGGGAACTTGGCCTCACTACACCACAGATGGGGGAAAAACTTGGAAACTTACCTATAACGTAGATCACCCACCGCGACCTGTGCCTTATGATCCTCAAAATAATAATCATACACATTACCAAGCACTACCAAAAGCTTGGGCTAACAGTATTTCGCCTTGGGTAAGTACTTATATATTGGCCTCAGACCGCCAAGACCCAGAAGGGAAGACTTTCTATTACTACGACGGTTGGACATTTTATTACAGCAAAGATGGTGGTGCGAATTGGCGAAAAGGTGCATCTGGAACTCTTCCTACATGGAAGCTTCGTCCAACCATAGTTCCGAATCCTACAAAAATGGGTGATGTATGGATGAGTTTTGCTCGTAACCCCGAAGAAGCTAATGGGAACAAACTGTATCGTTCAACTGATGGTGGTAAGACTTTTACTAGTATCCCATCAGTAGATAGCTGCGAATTCATGACTTTTGGTAAGGGTTCTTCTGATGCTAAACCCTACATCTACATTTTTGGTCGTGTGGGTGGCGCGACCAAAGACACTATGTACAAGTCTGAAAATATGGGACAGAGTTGGATTAAAATCAGTAATCCTAACGTCTTGCAATTCCCTGGAATTCTTCATATGGAGGGTGATATGCGATCGCCTAATCTTGTTTATGTTTCATTAACAGGCCGTGGCATTATGGTAGGTGAGAAAAATGTTACTAGTACAGGGCAGCGTAAATGA
- a CDS encoding 2OG-Fe(II) oxygenase codes for MSHKNSIRNHYVEQILTRLEQCKSALTDDFAIKERINSCYIDNLLNEDDVIEIYNAFPDKENLLQLKDIREHKYVGIQLNKYNPILEEIIYAFQDARVVNLIAEITGFEKLTPDEYLYAAGFSLMEYGCFLNPHLDNSHDKDIKNYRVLNLLYYVTPDWQEDYGGNLELWDQGLKQPCRTIHSKFNRLVIMVTNRTSLHSVSPINHHGRRCCVSNYYFSPKPAATEKYYHVTSFRGRPEQQLRDMVLRGDASLRNLVRKVFKHGIKKPHFYKK; via the coding sequence ATGTCACACAAAAATAGTATACGGAATCATTACGTTGAGCAAATTTTAACCAGACTCGAACAGTGTAAATCCGCTTTAACGGATGATTTTGCTATAAAAGAGCGGATAAACAGTTGTTACATAGATAACTTATTAAATGAAGATGATGTCATAGAAATCTATAATGCTTTTCCTGATAAAGAGAATTTATTGCAATTAAAAGATATTCGAGAGCATAAATACGTAGGTATACAATTAAATAAATACAACCCGATTTTAGAAGAAATTATTTATGCTTTTCAAGATGCTAGAGTAGTAAACTTAATTGCAGAGATCACTGGATTTGAAAAGTTAACACCAGATGAATACCTGTATGCTGCCGGTTTTAGCCTGATGGAATACGGATGCTTTTTAAATCCTCATTTAGATAATTCTCACGATAAAGATATTAAAAATTATCGTGTTTTAAATCTGCTGTATTATGTTACTCCCGATTGGCAAGAAGACTATGGCGGCAATCTAGAACTTTGGGATCAAGGTTTAAAACAGCCTTGTAGAACTATTCACAGTAAATTTAATCGCCTAGTGATTATGGTTACAAATAGAACATCCTTGCACTCGGTTAGTCCTATTAATCATCATGGTCGGCGTTGTTGTGTATCAAATTACTACTTTTCCCCAAAACCTGCTGCAACAGAAAAATATTATCACGTCACTTCTTTCCGAGGCCGTCCAGAACAACAACTACGAGATATGGTTTTGCGAGGAGATGCTAGTTTACGTAATCTAGTGCGTAAAGTCTTTAAGCATGGAATTAAAAAGCCTCATTTTTACAAAAAGTAA
- a CDS encoding class I SAM-dependent methyltransferase, with translation MLKQAIKKCSQYFSRPEEIERWDEDIIVCKILNPTPAIQANSYYFGHPDWGINYFDACHRDEKFVELWREVIGSWHGKVVVDIGCGPGNVYASLKECCGEPELLLGVDVSLGALKVAHQLGYTAILADAQNLPLVSSFADIVILNASLHHCDDMAKVLQEAAKLVRPGGLLITDHDPQKSAYQFKGLGTLLWQLRLPIYRYMKRGGHSTAEEQSWGLATEVHHRACDGVTSEMFYETLEPMGFAVKVYPHNHTVGAGALQGNYGKPFWKYRLAQRLSGIDPNSPEAALSLMCVATRMN, from the coding sequence ATGTTAAAACAAGCGATCAAGAAATGCTCTCAGTATTTTTCCCGTCCAGAGGAGATTGAGAGATGGGATGAAGATATTATTGTCTGCAAGATTTTAAATCCCACCCCAGCAATTCAAGCCAATAGCTACTACTTTGGACATCCAGATTGGGGAATCAATTATTTTGACGCTTGTCATAGAGATGAAAAATTTGTGGAACTATGGCGAGAAGTTATTGGTAGTTGGCATGGCAAAGTAGTTGTGGATATTGGTTGTGGCCCGGGAAATGTGTATGCTTCTCTCAAAGAGTGTTGTGGCGAACCTGAGCTATTACTTGGTGTAGACGTTTCTCTCGGTGCGTTGAAAGTAGCCCACCAACTTGGATATACAGCCATTCTAGCCGATGCTCAAAATCTACCTTTAGTTTCTAGTTTTGCTGATATTGTGATCCTCAATGCGTCTTTGCACCATTGTGATGATATGGCCAAGGTTTTGCAGGAGGCTGCTAAGTTAGTGCGTCCTGGTGGTCTGTTAATCACAGATCACGATCCTCAAAAAAGTGCTTATCAGTTCAAAGGTTTAGGTACGCTATTATGGCAATTACGTTTGCCAATTTATAGGTATATGAAACGAGGGGGACATTCCACAGCAGAGGAACAATCCTGGGGTTTGGCAACAGAGGTACATCACAGAGCTTGTGATGGTGTCACATCAGAGATGTTTTATGAAACGTTAGAACCGATGGGGTTTGCAGTTAAGGTTTATCCTCATAACCATACGGTAGGTGCAGGAGCGTTACAGGGTAACTATGGTAAGCCTTTTTGGAAGTATCGTCTCGCCCAAAGATTATCAGGTATAGACCCCAACTCCCCAGAAGCTGCGTTGTCTTTGATGTGTGTTGCAACTCGTATGAATTAA
- a CDS encoding glycosyltransferase family 2 protein, protein MQTPTTENWSNSDGISVSMLEQITPLILTYNEEPNIGRTLQCLTWAKQIIVIDSYSTDTTLEILNSYSQVQLFQRKFDTHGQQWNYGLEQVQSPWVLSLDADYIVTDELISEMATLPVDGQINGYFASFKYCIFGKPVRNTRILPPRQVLFQKSKAIYIDDGHTQVLQLTGQSALLSAYLYHDDRKPFSRWLWSQERYTVLESKKILETPINELDWVDRIRRQKVLAPWMVFLYCLIIEGWIFDGWHGWYYVFQRVLAETILAIRLIEREKLKNK, encoded by the coding sequence ATGCAAACACCTACTACAGAGAATTGGTCTAATTCTGATGGAATAAGTGTATCCATGTTAGAGCAAATCACTCCCCTAATTCTTACTTATAATGAAGAACCCAATATTGGACGCACACTTCAGTGTCTCACTTGGGCAAAACAAATCATAGTTATTGATAGCTATAGTACCGATACAACCCTAGAAATTCTTAATTCCTATTCACAAGTCCAGTTATTTCAACGTAAATTCGATACCCACGGTCAACAATGGAACTATGGCTTAGAACAAGTTCAATCTCCCTGGGTACTTTCTCTAGATGCAGATTATATAGTTACAGATGAATTAATCTCTGAAATGGCCACCTTACCTGTTGACGGCCAAATTAATGGCTACTTTGCTAGTTTCAAGTATTGTATATTTGGCAAACCCGTTCGCAATACCAGAATACTCCCTCCCCGTCAAGTCCTATTTCAAAAAAGCAAAGCTATTTACATCGATGATGGACATACACAAGTTTTACAACTGACTGGTCAATCAGCTCTACTTTCGGCTTATCTCTACCACGATGATCGCAAACCCTTTAGTCGTTGGTTATGGTCACAAGAACGCTATACAGTCCTTGAATCTAAGAAAATACTAGAAACTCCCATCAACGAACTTGATTGGGTTGATCGTATCCGTAGACAAAAAGTTTTAGCTCCTTGGATGGTTTTTCTCTATTGCTTAATTATCGAAGGCTGGATTTTCGATGGTTGGCATGGTTGGTATTACGTATTTCAGCGTGTTTTAGCAGAAACAATCTTGGCAATTCGTCTGATTGAAAGGGAGAAATTAAAAAATAAGTGA